One genomic window of Halanaerobium saccharolyticum subsp. saccharolyticum DSM 6643 includes the following:
- the rpoD gene encoding RNA polymerase sigma factor RpoD, translating into MAEKDISPAKIDEVKGLVSRGKKEGELTYEEIMDALEDIDLDSEDIEKIYDIFSEMNIEVVNSKLEDDSEDEDDENSGLDLSVPKGASIDDPVRMYLKEIGKVDLLTAEEEVELSKRMEQGEEWAKQQLVEANLRLVVSIAKKYVGRGMLFLDLIQEGNMGLMKAVDKFDYTKGYKFSTYATWWIRQAITRSIADQARTIRVPVHMVETINKLIRVSRQLLQEKGREPKAEEIGEEMDISAEKVREIMKIAQEPVSLETPIGEEEDSHLGDFIEDEDSPAPASAASYILLKEQLDGVLDTLTDREKRVLELRFGIEDGRPRTLEEVGKEFGVTRERIRQIEAKALRKLRHPSRSKKLKDYLE; encoded by the coding sequence GTGGCTGAAAAAGATATAAGTCCTGCTAAAATAGATGAAGTTAAAGGTCTAGTCAGTCGTGGTAAAAAAGAAGGCGAACTGACATATGAAGAAATAATGGACGCCCTGGAAGATATAGATTTAGATTCTGAAGATATAGAAAAAATCTACGATATTTTTAGTGAAATGAATATAGAAGTAGTAAATTCTAAATTAGAAGATGACAGCGAGGATGAAGATGATGAGAACAGTGGTCTTGATCTGAGTGTTCCAAAGGGTGCAAGTATAGATGACCCTGTAAGAATGTATTTAAAAGAAATAGGGAAAGTTGATTTATTAACTGCTGAGGAAGAGGTTGAGCTTTCTAAAAGAATGGAACAGGGGGAAGAATGGGCTAAACAACAATTGGTGGAAGCCAATTTACGACTTGTAGTAAGTATTGCTAAAAAATATGTTGGTCGCGGAATGCTTTTTCTTGATTTAATTCAAGAAGGTAATATGGGACTAATGAAGGCAGTAGATAAATTTGACTACACTAAAGGTTATAAGTTTAGTACCTATGCTACCTGGTGGATCAGACAAGCCATAACTCGTTCTATAGCTGATCAAGCTAGAACAATTAGAGTTCCTGTTCATATGGTAGAAACAATTAATAAATTAATAAGAGTTTCTAGACAACTACTTCAAGAAAAGGGAAGAGAACCAAAAGCTGAAGAAATTGGTGAAGAAATGGATATTTCTGCTGAAAAAGTAAGAGAAATTATGAAGATTGCTCAGGAGCCTGTTTCTTTAGAAACTCCGATTGGTGAGGAAGAAGACAGTCACCTTGGTGATTTTATTGAAGATGAGGATTCTCCAGCTCCCGCTTCAGCAGCTTCCTATATATTGCTCAAAGAACAGTTAGATGGAGTTTTAGATACTCTTACTGACAGGGAAAAAAGAGTATTAGAGCTTAGATTTGGAATTGAAGATGGACGACCAAGAACTTTAGAAGAAGTTGGTAAAGAGTTTGGAGTTACCAGAGAAAGAATTAGACAGATTGAGGCAAAGGCACTGCGAAAATTGAGACATCCAAGCCGTAGCAAAAAATTAAAGGATTACCTAGAATAA
- a CDS encoding YebC/PmpR family DNA-binding transcriptional regulator, giving the protein MAGHSKWANIKHKKQKEDKRRGKLFSKLSRKIAVAAREGGGDPEMNSDLRMAIQKAKDNNMPNDNIERAIKRGTGNLEGMSYESFVYEGYGPGGVALYLDIMTDNRNRTASEVRHILDKNGGNLGSNGCVAWMFQRKGELVIDLNEFEVEEEDLLLEALEAGAEDLDYGEEAAIIYTDPSNYESAREALEEEGYEFDSADLAMIPDNEVTLDKSDAKKMLRLMELLEDHDDIQDVYSNFDIPEDIRAEIEAEED; this is encoded by the coding sequence ATGGCCGGACATTCTAAGTGGGCTAATATAAAGCATAAGAAACAGAAAGAAGATAAAAGAAGAGGTAAGCTATTTTCTAAATTAAGTCGTAAAATAGCAGTAGCTGCTAGAGAAGGTGGCGGAGATCCTGAAATGAATTCAGATCTCAGAATGGCTATTCAGAAGGCAAAAGATAACAATATGCCTAACGATAATATTGAAAGAGCAATCAAAAGAGGAACAGGTAATTTAGAAGGAATGAGTTATGAGTCTTTTGTTTACGAAGGGTATGGCCCTGGTGGGGTTGCCTTATACCTTGATATTATGACTGATAATAGAAATAGAACTGCTTCAGAGGTTCGCCACATTCTTGATAAAAATGGTGGCAATCTTGGTTCTAATGGTTGTGTTGCCTGGATGTTTCAACGCAAAGGAGAATTAGTAATTGATTTAAATGAATTTGAGGTCGAAGAAGAAGATCTCTTATTAGAAGCACTAGAAGCTGGTGCAGAAGATTTAGATTATGGAGAAGAAGCAGCTATTATTTATACAGATCCTTCTAATTATGAATCTGCTCGAGAGGCTCTAGAAGAAGAAGGTTACGAATTTGATTCTGCAGATCTCGCTATGATTCCTGATAATGAAGTTACTCTAGATAAAAGTGATGCAAAGAAAATGCTGAGATTAATGGAGCTGCTTGAAGATCATGATGATATTCAAGATGTCTATTCTAATTTCGATATTCCAGAAGATATTAGAGCCGAAATTGAAGCAGAAGAAGACTAG
- a CDS encoding Nif3-like dinuclear metal center hexameric protein produces MIKVAEVIQLMGEIAPADLAEDWDNVGLQVGNPNQEVKNVLIALDFNKNVLAEAIDKNCQLIITHHPFIFNGLKSVNTQNQSGSLIFDLVKNDISLFSAHTNLDIAENGLNDYLINKLDVKNISLLKSTKSQNYHKLVTFVPKSDFKKLRDALYAKGAGKYKHYSHSGFYSKGTGNFKPLADSNPYLGEKDSLNEIEEYRFEAVVSDDKIDQVVKELLKVHPYEEPAWDLYKMENLKSEQGIGRIAELKSEIKLQSFLDKIKDVYNLDVIKVVKSKNKVKKIALCSGSGSDFIKDAYYQGADLYLTGDVKYHEAQLAEELGINLVDFGHYGSEKFVRELLVERLNNEASSKLKKELNFLKSELNTRPWEYQ; encoded by the coding sequence ATGATTAAAGTAGCAGAAGTTATACAGTTGATGGGAGAAATTGCGCCAGCAGATTTAGCTGAAGATTGGGATAATGTTGGTCTTCAAGTTGGAAATCCAAATCAGGAAGTGAAAAATGTTTTAATAGCACTTGATTTCAATAAAAATGTTTTAGCTGAGGCAATAGATAAAAATTGTCAATTAATTATTACTCATCATCCTTTTATTTTTAATGGTTTAAAATCAGTTAATACGCAAAACCAAAGTGGGAGCCTAATATTTGATTTAGTAAAAAATGATATTTCTCTATTTTCTGCACATACCAATTTAGATATCGCTGAAAATGGTTTAAATGATTATTTAATAAATAAATTAGATGTTAAAAATATTTCGCTATTGAAAAGCACCAAAAGTCAAAATTACCACAAGTTAGTTACATTTGTACCTAAATCTGACTTTAAGAAACTAAGAGACGCACTTTATGCTAAAGGAGCCGGGAAATATAAGCATTACAGTCACAGCGGCTTTTATAGTAAGGGAACTGGAAATTTCAAACCTTTAGCAGATTCTAATCCTTATCTAGGTGAAAAGGATTCTCTAAATGAAATTGAAGAATATCGTTTTGAAGCAGTAGTTTCAGATGATAAAATTGATCAGGTTGTTAAAGAACTTTTAAAAGTTCATCCTTATGAAGAACCAGCCTGGGATTTATATAAAATGGAAAATTTAAAAAGTGAACAGGGTATCGGCAGAATTGCAGAATTAAAATCAGAAATTAAATTACAAAGTTTCTTAGATAAAATAAAAGATGTCTATAATTTAGATGTAATTAAAGTAGTTAAATCAAAAAACAAAGTAAAAAAAATTGCATTATGCAGTGGTAGTGGTTCAGATTTTATTAAAGATGCTTATTATCAGGGTGCAGATTTATATTTGACCGGAGATGTTAAATATCATGAAGCACAGCTTGCAGAAGAACTAGGTATTAATTTAGTTGATTTTGGTCATTATGGTAGTGAAAAATTTGTTAGAGAATTATTAGTTGAAAGATTAAATAATGAAGCTTCTAGTAAGTTAAAAAAAGAGCTTAATTTTCTAAAATCAGAGTTAAATACTCGGCCTTGGGAGTATCAATAA
- a CDS encoding helix-turn-helix domain-containing protein, producing the protein MQRENIGKKIREYRKFNELTQEGLGEKAGLHYTYIGQVERGDKDPSFKALINIAEALGVGVDKLLINYDISSGATIQISNITDLLLKRNEKELEMIYTLLKNLTDILEESDIEKKQ; encoded by the coding sequence ATGCAGAGAGAAAATATTGGCAAAAAAATTAGGGAGTATAGAAAATTCAATGAACTAACCCAAGAAGGGCTTGGGGAAAAGGCTGGCCTTCATTATACATATATCGGACAGGTAGAACGTGGAGATAAGGATCCATCATTTAAAGCATTAATTAATATTGCCGAAGCGCTTGGTGTTGGAGTAGATAAATTATTAATTAATTATGATATAAGTTCAGGAGCTACTATTCAGATTTCAAATATAACCGATTTACTTTTAAAGCGTAATGAAAAGGAGTTAGAAATGATATATACCCTACTTAAAAATCTAACTGATATTCTAGAAGAGAGTGATATTGAAAAAAAACAATAA
- the dnaG gene encoding DNA primase: MDKLTRYSDEFIDELKENVDIVDLISDYLELKKTGNRYKGLCPFHSEKTPSFFVNPDNNFYHCFGCGAGGDSINFVMEIENLTFIESVKMLAERSGMELPDMSNQQRQVYKERENIFSLNKLAARFYNYLLTDTNMGKEALEYLNKRGFNEEDIKRFHLGYAADEWQLLLNFLKKKDFSIHLIKKAGLISEGNNNSHYDKFRNRVMFPIFNNRGEVIAFGGRILDSEDNYGPKYLNSPETQIFSKKKNLYGLHLAKDRIRKENSCIIMEGYTDVIQAHKNGFKNSIASLGTAFTEEQAKLIKRYAENAYIAYDADTAGNKATLRGLDILNNTGINVKVIELEEGSDPDQLLKNEGSDVFNELIENAVNLIDFKINMIVKDKNLSEPGIRKKVLRSIVELLSGVEDNLEREIYLERAAAKTNFKADILAEEVEKEFKENKRRNYKSNREKQNKKKEKTFDLYSQLSYYQKVEEEILAHFISNPSLREELAGRISKNDFNGRTAQLAERLFKGSVISNSIHLDKIKEELEEELLSYWSEILVKQDNSLDRNRILDLADYLSSKRISKNKEKLCRLISKKELSLDKLNRILLTFYSLNYNIERRD; this comes from the coding sequence GTGGATAAATTGACCAGATATTCAGATGAATTTATAGATGAATTAAAAGAAAATGTTGATATTGTAGATTTGATTTCTGATTATTTAGAACTAAAAAAAACAGGGAATAGATATAAAGGTTTATGCCCTTTTCATAGTGAAAAAACTCCATCATTTTTTGTGAATCCTGATAATAATTTTTATCACTGTTTTGGTTGTGGAGCTGGTGGTGACTCTATAAATTTTGTGATGGAAATAGAAAATTTAACCTTTATAGAATCTGTTAAAATGCTTGCTGAAAGAAGTGGTATGGAACTGCCTGATATGAGTAATCAGCAGCGTCAAGTTTATAAAGAACGAGAGAATATTTTTTCTTTAAATAAACTAGCAGCGCGTTTTTATAATTATCTTTTAACTGATACTAATATGGGTAAAGAAGCACTTGAGTATTTAAATAAGCGTGGATTTAATGAAGAGGATATAAAGAGATTTCATCTTGGTTATGCAGCTGATGAATGGCAGCTTTTATTAAATTTTTTAAAGAAAAAAGATTTCAGTATTCATTTAATTAAAAAAGCCGGTTTAATTAGCGAAGGAAATAATAATTCTCATTATGATAAATTCAGAAATAGAGTTATGTTTCCTATTTTTAACAATAGAGGTGAAGTGATTGCATTTGGGGGAAGAATTTTAGATAGTGAAGATAATTATGGACCTAAATATTTAAATTCTCCTGAGACTCAAATTTTCAGCAAAAAGAAAAATTTATATGGATTACATTTAGCTAAAGATAGAATTAGAAAAGAAAACAGCTGTATAATTATGGAAGGATACACAGATGTTATTCAGGCTCATAAAAATGGATTTAAAAATTCAATTGCTTCTTTAGGTACTGCTTTTACTGAAGAACAGGCAAAACTGATAAAAAGATATGCAGAGAATGCTTATATTGCTTATGATGCTGATACAGCAGGTAACAAAGCAACTTTAAGAGGTTTAGATATTCTTAATAATACAGGCATCAATGTTAAGGTGATTGAACTTGAAGAGGGAAGTGACCCAGATCAGCTTTTAAAAAATGAAGGTTCAGACGTTTTTAATGAATTGATAGAAAACGCAGTTAATTTAATAGATTTTAAAATTAATATGATTGTTAAAGATAAAAATCTTTCAGAACCAGGTATCAGAAAAAAAGTTCTAAGATCTATTGTTGAACTTCTAAGTGGAGTTGAAGATAATCTAGAAAGAGAAATTTATTTAGAAAGAGCTGCTGCAAAAACTAACTTTAAAGCAGATATTCTGGCTGAAGAGGTTGAAAAAGAATTTAAGGAAAATAAAAGAAGGAATTATAAAAGTAATAGAGAAAAACAAAATAAGAAAAAAGAAAAAACATTTGACTTATATTCGCAATTATCATATTATCAAAAAGTTGAAGAAGAAATACTTGCTCATTTTATCAGTAACCCATCTCTCAGAGAAGAATTAGCAGGTAGAATTTCTAAAAATGATTTTAATGGAAGAACAGCTCAACTGGCCGAGCGTTTATTTAAAGGTAGTGTGATAAGTAATTCTATTCATTTAGATAAAATTAAGGAAGAATTGGAAGAAGAACTTTTATCTTACTGGTCAGAAATTTTAGTAAAACAAGATAATTCCTTAGATAGGAATAGGATTTTAGATCTTGCAGATTATTTAAGCTCAAAAAGAATTTCCAAAAATAAAGAAAAATTATGTAGATTAATTAGTAAAAAAGAGTTGAGTTTAGATAAATTGAACCGTATTTTATTAACTTTTTATAGTCTTAATTATAATATTGAAAGGAGGGACTAA